GGTCCCTGCCGGGAATGCAAACCCAAGTCCGCCGGTTGGTCCTGCTCTGGGTCAGCATGGTGTGAACATCATGGAGTTCTGTAAAGCGTTTAACGCACAGACTCAATCCCTTGAGAAAAACTTGCCGGTTCCGGTTGTTATCACTGTGTATAACGATCGTAGCTTTACGTTCATTACCAAAACGCCTCCTGCGTCTATTCTGTTGAAGAAAGCCGCTGGTGTCGCTAAGGGTTCCGGTGTGCCTAACATGGATAAGGTTGGGACGGTAACGCGCGCGCAGTTGGAAGAAATTGCGAACGCTAAAATGGCCGATTTGAATGCGAACGATTTGGATGCTGCAGTGAAAATCATTGCCGGTTCCGCTCGTAGCATGGGCTTGAATGTAGAGGGGTAATCGAACATGGCAAAGTTGACAAAAAAACAAAAGCTTTACGCTGAAAAAGTTGATGCCCTAAAAGCTTATGATGCTTTGGAAGGTTTCTCATTGGTATCCGAGTTGGCGACGTCTAAGTTTGTTGAGTCGGTAGATGTTTCCATTAAGTTGGGTATCGATCCGCGTAAATCCGATCAGGTTGTGCGTGGTGCGACAGTAATGCCAAACGGAACGGGTAAAGATGTGCGTGTCGCAGTCTTTACGGGTGAAGGAAATGCCGAAGCGGCGAAAGGAGCCGGTGCGGATTTCGTTGGTATGGATGAATTGGCGGCTGAAATCAAAGGCGGTATGATGGATTTCGACGTGGTTATCGCGTCCCCTGATGCGATGCGCGTCGTTGGTATGTTGGGTCAGGTTTTGGGGCCAAGAGGCTTGATGCCAAACCCGAAAACCGGAACCGTTACGCCTGATGTTGTGAGTGCAATCAAAAACGCTAAGTCCGGTCAGGTTCGTTTCCGTGCCGACAAAGCCGGTATTGTTCATGCATCCATCGGTAAAGTGGATTTTGCGCCTGAAAAATTGAAAGAAAATTTGAATGCGTTGATTGAAGATCTAAACAAGGCTAAGCCAGCCGCTGCGAAAGGGACTTACATGAAAAAAGTCAGTGTTTCCAGCACAATGGGACCAGGCCTGGTTATTGATCAGTCAACACTGTAAGAATTTCTGCGTAATGCAGAAGTGCGAATTGGGACTCCTTAAGTTAAGCGAGTGCCCATCGCAGACCGTAGGCGAATGTGAAGCACATTCTTAATAGATTTAAGCCTACGTAGATGGAGGAGTTTGGTTTCTGACCAAACTGTTTTGGAGGTTATATGGCACTCAAAATCGAAGATAAAAAAGCCGTTGTTGAAGAAGTTTCCGCGATTGCTGCGGAAGCGGGTTCACTGGTTGCGGCTGAATATCGCGGATTGACTGTTGAGCAATTAACCGAACTTCGTTCTAAAGCGCGCGAAGCCAATGTATCGATCCGAGTTGTGAAAAATACATTGATTCGCCGTGCTGTTGCCGGTACGAAATTTGAAGACATGGCCGAAACCTTTTCCGGCCCGTTGATTTTTGCCTTCTCTGGTGAAGAGCTAGGGAATGCAGCGCGTGTTTTCAAAGATTTTGCTAAGACGAATGAAGCTTTGGTTGTTAAGTCACTATCTATTGGTGATGGTGTTCTGGATGCCAGTCAGTTGTCTGCTATCGCAGCGCTACCGACTTACGACGAAGCCTTGAGCAAATTGTTGTATGTCATGAAAGAGCCTGTGGCTAAATTGGCTCGCGGTCTTGTTGCTGTTAAAGAGCAAAAAGAAGAAGCGGCCTAATCGCTTGATTCGAAATTATTAATTTAAGGAAATAAAAATGGCTATTACAAAAGAAGATATTTTAGAAGCTGTTGCTAACATGTCAGTAATGGAAGTTGTTGAACTTGTTGAAGCAATGGAAGAAAAATTCGGTGTATCTGCAGCAGCGGTTGCAGTTGCTGGTCCAGCAGGTGAAGCTGGTGGTGCGGCAGAAGAGAAAACAGAATTTGATGTTGTTCTTACTGGCGCTGGCGACAACAAAGTTGCAGCAATCAAAGCCGTTCGTGGCGCAACAGGTCTTGGTCTTAAAGAAGCCAAAGAAGCTGTTGAGAACGCTCCGTTCACGCTTAAAGAAGGTGTTTCTAAAGAAGAAGCTGAAACACTGGCTAACGAGCTTAAAGAAGCTGGAATTGAAGTCGAAGTTAAGTAAGACTTTCAATTCCGCTCTTGTAGCATGAAAAATGGCTGGCGCATTGCGTCGGCCTTTTGTTGTTTATAGTAGTGTGTAAAAGTGTAATCAATAGAATGGCTGTTTCAGTCGGCTGTTATTACAGTTTTGTGCATTTTTTGGGAAGAATTCTCTTCCTTTAATTTAGTCGAATGTTGGGGTAATTGATGGCCTATTCTTTAACTGAAAAGAAACGTATTCGTAAAGATTTTGCGACACGACCTTCTATTCTAGAAGTTCCATATCTTCTTTCTTTGCAAAAAGAGTCTTTCAAAGAGTTTTTGCAGATTGATAAGAAGCCACTTGAAAGAGATCCGGTAGGTTTGCATGCTGCCTTTTCTTCTGTCTTTCCGATTAATGGTGTTGCCGGAACGGCGGACTTGGAATACGTCAGTTATACCATGGGTCAGCCTGAGTTTGATGTAAAAGAATGTAAGCAGCGCGGTGTGACTTATTCCTCGCCACTACGCGTTAAGATGCGTTTGGTGCTGTTTGATAAGGATGCACCGGCCGGTAAGCGCCCTGTAAAAGACGTTAAAGAACAAGAAGTGTATCTGGGTGACGTTCCGTTGATGACGGAAAACGGGACTTTTGTTATTAACGGTACCGAGCGTGTTATCGTGACACAATTGCACCGTTCGCCTGGCGTAATTTTCGACAGTGACCGTGGTAAGTCTCACTCCTCCGGTAAAGTCTTGTTCAATGCGCGCATCATTCCGTATCGTGGTTCCTGGTTGGATTTTGAATTCGATCACAACGATTGTGTGTTCGTTCGTATCGACCGTCGTCGTAAATTGCCGGTTTCGGTTATTTTCCGCGCAATGGGCTTCTCGACCGAAGAAGTGTTGGATACCTTCTTTGATCATTCTGAGATTTCTTATAAGTCCGGCAAGTATGTGATGAAGTTTGAACCGGAGCAGTTGAAAGGCCAAACGGCCGCATTCGACATTACTGACGGTAAAGAAGTGTATGTGAAGGCCGGTAAGAAAATCACGGCCCGTACCATCAAGCAGCTGCAGGAAGCGAAAGTTAAAACCATTGTAGTGCCGGACGAGTTCTTGGTCGGTAAGGTATTGTCCGCCGGTATTATGAACCAAGAAACCGGTGAATTGGTTGCGCGTGCGAATGAAGTCATGACGGCAGACCTGGTCGAAAACATCAAAGCGATTAAAGGCTTGTCCTTCAAGGTTCTGTTCATCGATGACTTGGAAAACGGTGCCTATATTTCCGATACGCTGAACTTGGATACAACCACCTCACAGTTGGAAGCGCAGATTGAAATCTATCGTATGATGCGTCCAGGTGAACCGCCTACGAAAGAATCTTCTGAAGCCTTGTTTAACAGCCTGTTCTTCGATGATTCACGTTATGACTTGTCTTCAGTCGGGCGTATGAAGTTGAACCGTCGTTTGGGTCGTAAAGACAACGACGGTAGCCTGGTGCTTGAGAATCAAGACATTGTCGATGTGGTTAAAGAGTTGTTGAACATCCGTAATGGTTTGAGCACCATCGATGATATCGATACGTTGGGTAACCGTCGTATTCGTGCCGTTGGTGAAATGGCTGAAAACGCTTTCCGTGTTGGTTTGGTGCGTGTGGAGCGTGCCGTTAAAGAACGTTTGAACCAAGCGGAAACCGATGGTTTGTTGCCTCAAGATCTTATTAATGCCAAGCCTGTTTCGGCGGCCATTAAAGAGTTTTTCGGTTCCAGCCAGTTGTCTCAGTTTATGGATCAGGTGAACCCATTGTCCGAAGTCACGCATAAGCGTCGTGTTTCGGCATTGGGGCCTGGTGGTCTGACGCGTGAACGTGCCGGCTTTGAGGTTCGTGACGTTCACCCTACTCACTATGGTCGTGTGTGTCCAATTGAAACGCCTGAAGGGCCAAACATCGGTTTGATCAACACCTTGGCGATTTACGCGAAAACCAACAAGTATGGTTTCTTGGAAACGCCATATCGCAAAGTGGTTGACGGTCAAGTCACCGATGAAGTGGAATACGTTTCAGCCATCGACGAAGCGCAATTTGTCATCGCGCAGGCCAGTGCCGCAACCGATGATAAAAACAACTTGATGGATGAGTTGGTTACGGCGAGACATAAGAACGAAACCATTTTGGCGTCATCAAAAGACGTGGATTACATGGACGTTTCGCCGAAGCAAATCGTTTCGGTCGCGGCTTCACTGATTCCATTCCTAGAGCACGATGATGCGAACCGTGCTTTGATGGGCTCGAACATGCAACGTCAGGCCGTGCCGACTTTGCGTGCGGATAAGCCATTAGTTGGAACCGGGATTGAAAAAACCGTTGCGATTGACTCCGGTGTGACTGTGATTGCAAACCGTGGCGGTGAAGTGGTTTCTGCCGATGCGGCGCGTATTGTGGTGCGTGCGAATCAGGACGAAATTGCCGTGGGTGAAACCGGTGTGGATATCTATAATCTGATTAAATATCAGCGCTCCAACCAAAATACCTGTATCAATCAGAAGCCGATTGTGAAAGCGGGTGATACGGTTTCACGCGGTGATGTATTGGCGGATGGTCCTTCCACCGATTTGGGTGAGTTGGCGATTGGTCAAAACATGCGTATCGCATTCATGCCTTGGAACGGGTATAACTTCGAGGATTCCATTCTGGTTTCCGAACGAGTGGTTCAGGAAGATCGTTATACGTCCATTCACATCGAAGAGTTGACCTGTTTAGCGCGTGACACCAAGCTTGGGCCGGAAGAAGTGACGTCGGATATTCCGAATGTTGGTGAAGCCGCACTGTCTCGTCTGGATGAGTCCGGTATCGTGTATGTCGGTGCTGAAGTCAAACAAGGCGATATCCTGGTCGGTAAAGTGACGCCGAAAGGCGAGACGCAGTTGACGCCGGAAGAAAAGCTTCTGCGTGCGATTTTCGGTGAAAAAGCCTCTGATGTTAAAGATACCTCTTTGCGTGTTGGTAAAGGCGTTGAAGGGACGGTTATCGACGTTCAAGTCTTCACACGTGAAGGTGTCAAGAAAGATGCCCGTGCAATGGCGATCCAAGAGGACGAGTTGCAACATGTTCGTAAAGACATCGATGAGCAATATAAGATTCTTGAAGTCGACACTTTGAGCCGTATCGAGCAAATGTTGGTCGGTCAAAAGCTGGTTGACGGTAAAACGGTAACTGCTGAAATGTTGGCGGACTTGCCAAGCCAGAAATGGTTCGGTCTGAACTTGAAAGATGAAGAATTGGTCAACCATTTGGAAGCACTTGAAAAGCAACTGGTGCTGAAAAAAGAAGAATTGAACAATGCATTCGAAGAGAAAAAGAAAAAACTGACGCAAGGCGATGATTTGCAGCCGGGTGTTTCCAAAATGGTGAAAGTGTACGTTGCGGTTAAGCGTCGTATTCAGCCAGGGGATAAAATGGCCGGTCGTCACGGGAACAAGGGTGTTATCTCCCGAATCTGTCCTGTGGAAGATATGCCTTACGATGAAACCGGTCGTCCGGTGGACATCTGCTTGAACCCTCTGGGGGTTCCGTCACGTATGAACGTGGGTCAGATTCTGGAAACTCACCTCGGTTTGGCTGCGGCAGGCCTGGGCGAAAAGATCAATGCCATGTTGGAGCAGCAAGCCGACATTAAGGAATTGAAAGGTTTCTTGCATAAGGTCTATAACGAAACACAAGGTCAAAGCGTGGACTTTGATAGTTTGAGCGATGCTGAAATTATTGAGTTGGCCGGTAACCTGCGTAAAGGTGTGCCAATGGCTTCGCCAGTCTTCGATGGTGCTTCGGAAGATCAAATTAAAGCATTGTTGCGCTTGGCCGATCTGCCGGAGTCCGGTCAGATGACGTTGTTTGACGGAATTTCCGGACAGAAGTTCGATCGCCCGGTTACGGTTGGTTACATGTATTACTTGAAACTGAACCACTTGGTCGACGATAAGATGCATGCGCGTTCAACCGGGCCTTATAGCCTGGTAACTCAGCAACCATTGGGTGGTAAAGCGCAGTTCGGTGGGCAGCGTTTCGGTGAAATGGAAGTATGGGCACTGGAAGCCTACGGTGCCGCCTTTACCTTGCAAGAAATGTTGACGGTGAAATCGGATGACTTGAACGGCCGTACCAAAATGTATAAGAACATTGTCGATGGTAACGAGTATATGGAACCTGGTATTCCAGAGTCGTTTAGCGTATTGCGCAAAGAAATTCGCGCTTTGGGTATTGATATTGAGTTGGAGCAAGAATAATGAAAGATTTGTTAGGATTCCTGAAAAAACAAAATGTATCGAACGAGTTCGATACGATTAAAGTTACACTTGCTTCACCGGAAAAGATTCGTTCTTGGTCTTATGGCGAAGTCAAAAAGCCGGAAACCATCAACTACCGTACATTCAAGCCGGAAAGAGACGGGCTTTTCTGTGCCAAGATTTTTGGCCCGATTCGTGATTACGAATGCTTGTGCGGTAAATATAAGCGTTTGAAGCATCGCGGTGTTATTTGTGAGAAGTGTGGTGTTGAAGTCACGCAATCCAAAGTGCGTCGTGAGCGTATGGGGCACATCGATTTGGCGACTTCCGTTGCTCATATCTGGTTCTTGAAGTCATTGCCATCCCGCATCGGTTTGATGTTGGACATGACATTGAAAGAAATTGAAGCGGTGTTGTATTTTGAAGCATTCATGGTTGTGGATCCTGGTTTGACGCCATTGGAACCATGGCAGCTTTTGAGCGAAGAAGAATACCTGGACGCTATGGATGAGTATGGCGATGAGTTTGAAGCGCAAATGGGTGCGGAAGCCATTAAGAAAATGCTTCAGTCCATCGATTTGGATGCCGAGGCGACTCGCCTGCGTGAAGAAATGGATGCTACCAGCTCTGAAACCAAACAGAAAAAGATTTCGAAGCGTTTGAAGTTGATCGATTCCTTCATTCAATCCGGCAATAAGCCTGAGTGGATGATTCTGGACGTGCTGCCTGTATTGCCGCCAGAGTTGAGACCGTTGGTACCTTTGGACGGTGGTCGTTTCGCGACTTCCGACTTGAATGACTTGTACCGTCGTGTGATTAACCGTAATAACCGTTTGAAGCGTCTGTTGGATTTGATGGCGCCGGACATTATCGTTCGTAACGAAAAACGTATGCTTCAAGAATCGGTTGATTCTATGTTGGATAACGGTCGTCGCGGTCGTGCGGTAACCGGTACGAATAAGCGCCAGTTGAAGTCTTTGGCCGACATGATCAAAGGGAAACAAGGGCGTTTCCGTCAAAACCTGCTTGGTAAGCGTGTTGACTATTCCGGTCGTTCGGTCATCGTTGTTGGGCCGTCTTTGCGTCTGCATCAGTGTGGTCTACCGAAGAAAATGGCGTTGGAACTGTTCAAGCCATTTATTTTCAGTAAATTGCAAAAACGTGGTCTGGCAACGACTATCAAAGCGGCTAAGAAAATGGTGGAACAAGGTTTGCCGGAAGTTTGGGATGTTCTGGACGAAGTCATTCGCGAACACCCGGTTCTGCTGAACCGTGCTCCAACGCTGCATAGATTGGGGATTCAGGCTTTCGAACCGGTTTTGATTGAAGGTAAAGCGATTAACTTGCACCCATTGGTGTGTTCCGCCTTTAACGCCGACTTCGATGGTGACCAAATGGCCGTGCACGTACCATTGTCTTTGGAAGCTCAGTTGGAAGCGCGTACATTGATGATGTCAACGAATAACTTGCTGTCACCTGCCAACGGTGACCCGATTATTGTGCCATCACAGGACGTTGTATTGGGCTTGTATTACATTACCCGTGAAAGCGTGAATGCGATTGGCGAAGGGAAAGCTTTCTCCAACTGGATGGAAGTTCAAAGAGCGCTTGAAGCGGATGCCGTTCACGTGCATACCAAAATCAAACTGAAGGTGGAAGAAACTGTCATTGATGATGCCGGTGTCGAGTCAGTGAAAAAAGGCTTGATTGACACTACGGCGGGCCGTGCGTTGCTGCTCAGCATTCTACCGAAGGGATTAAGTTTTGACTTGTTGAACTTAAACCTGACGAAAAAGAATATCTCGAAAGCACTGAATACTTGCTACCGTTTGTTGGGACCGAAGGAAACCGTTATCTTCGCTGACCAATTGATGTATGCCGGTTTCAAATGGTCAACTTTGGCGGGTCTGTCGTTCTGTTCGGATGATATGTTGATTCCGGATGATAAGGCTTCGATTATCGAACGCGCTGACGATCAGGTCGCGGAAATTCAAAAGCAGTTCGCACAAGGTTTGGTCACCGAAGGTGAACGTTACAACAAGGTTGTTGATATTTGGTCGCATACGAATGAGTTGGTCACCAAGTCGATGATGGATGAGTTGCAGTTCGAAACGGTAAAAGATGCGGAAGGTAAGGATGTTCAGCAAACTTCCTTTAACTCCGTCTATATGATGGCGGACTCCGGGGCGCGTGGTTCCGTTGCTCAGATGCGTCAGTTGGGAGGTATGCGTGGCTTGATGGCGAAGCCGGATGGTTCGATCATCGAAACACCGATTACGGCCAACTTCCGCGAAGGCCTGAACGTTCTGCAATACTTTATTTCGACACACGGTGCACGTAAAGGTTTGGCCGATACCGCTCTGAAAACCGCGAACTCGGGTTATTTGACACGACGCTTGGTGGATGTTGCCCAGGATGTGGTAGTGACCGAAGCGGACTGTGGAACCGAGGCGGGTATCATCATGACGCCGCATGTTGAAGGTGGTGAAGTCGTTGAGGAATTGAAAGAACGTATTCTTGGGCGCGTGGTCGCCGAAGACGTGGTTGGCATGGACGGCAATGTGATTGTCGAGAATGGTACTTTGTTGGATGAACGCCTAGTCAAGTTGATTGACGAGTCAGGTGTGGATTCTGTAAAAGTCCGTTCCCCAATTACCTGTGAAACCAAATTTGGTATTTGTCAAAAATGTTATGGACGTGATTTGGCCAGAGGGCATATGGTGAACCTGGGTGAAGCGGTTGGTGTTATGGCTGCACAGTCCATCGGTGAACCGGGCACTCAGTTGACCATGCGTACTTTCCATATCGGTGGTACCGCATCGGCGTCTACGGCTCAGAGCCAGGTTGAGGTCAAGCACGAAGGTAAGGTGAAGTTTGATAACCTGAAAACCGTGCAAAACTCAGAGAAACAAGTGGTGGTCACGTCACGTTCCGGCGAAATCTCCATTTTGGATTCCATGGGGCGTGAAAAAGAGCGCTATAAAATTCCATATGGTTCTGTACTGAACGTGGAAGATG
The nucleotide sequence above comes from Hydrogenovibrio thermophilus. Encoded proteins:
- the rplK gene encoding 50S ribosomal protein L11, encoding MAKKIEAYIKLQVPAGNANPSPPVGPALGQHGVNIMEFCKAFNAQTQSLEKNLPVPVVITVYNDRSFTFITKTPPASILLKKAAGVAKGSGVPNMDKVGTVTRAQLEEIANAKMADLNANDLDAAVKIIAGSARSMGLNVEG
- the rplA gene encoding 50S ribosomal protein L1, with translation MAKLTKKQKLYAEKVDALKAYDALEGFSLVSELATSKFVESVDVSIKLGIDPRKSDQVVRGATVMPNGTGKDVRVAVFTGEGNAEAAKGAGADFVGMDELAAEIKGGMMDFDVVIASPDAMRVVGMLGQVLGPRGLMPNPKTGTVTPDVVSAIKNAKSGQVRFRADKAGIVHASIGKVDFAPEKLKENLNALIEDLNKAKPAAAKGTYMKKVSVSSTMGPGLVIDQSTL
- the rplJ gene encoding 50S ribosomal protein L10, whose amino-acid sequence is MALKIEDKKAVVEEVSAIAAEAGSLVAAEYRGLTVEQLTELRSKAREANVSIRVVKNTLIRRAVAGTKFEDMAETFSGPLIFAFSGEELGNAARVFKDFAKTNEALVVKSLSIGDGVLDASQLSAIAALPTYDEALSKLLYVMKEPVAKLARGLVAVKEQKEEAA
- the rplL gene encoding 50S ribosomal protein L7/L12; its protein translation is MAITKEDILEAVANMSVMEVVELVEAMEEKFGVSAAAVAVAGPAGEAGGAAEEKTEFDVVLTGAGDNKVAAIKAVRGATGLGLKEAKEAVENAPFTLKEGVSKEEAETLANELKEAGIEVEVK
- the rpoB gene encoding DNA-directed RNA polymerase subunit beta; the protein is MAYSLTEKKRIRKDFATRPSILEVPYLLSLQKESFKEFLQIDKKPLERDPVGLHAAFSSVFPINGVAGTADLEYVSYTMGQPEFDVKECKQRGVTYSSPLRVKMRLVLFDKDAPAGKRPVKDVKEQEVYLGDVPLMTENGTFVINGTERVIVTQLHRSPGVIFDSDRGKSHSSGKVLFNARIIPYRGSWLDFEFDHNDCVFVRIDRRRKLPVSVIFRAMGFSTEEVLDTFFDHSEISYKSGKYVMKFEPEQLKGQTAAFDITDGKEVYVKAGKKITARTIKQLQEAKVKTIVVPDEFLVGKVLSAGIMNQETGELVARANEVMTADLVENIKAIKGLSFKVLFIDDLENGAYISDTLNLDTTTSQLEAQIEIYRMMRPGEPPTKESSEALFNSLFFDDSRYDLSSVGRMKLNRRLGRKDNDGSLVLENQDIVDVVKELLNIRNGLSTIDDIDTLGNRRIRAVGEMAENAFRVGLVRVERAVKERLNQAETDGLLPQDLINAKPVSAAIKEFFGSSQLSQFMDQVNPLSEVTHKRRVSALGPGGLTRERAGFEVRDVHPTHYGRVCPIETPEGPNIGLINTLAIYAKTNKYGFLETPYRKVVDGQVTDEVEYVSAIDEAQFVIAQASAATDDKNNLMDELVTARHKNETILASSKDVDYMDVSPKQIVSVAASLIPFLEHDDANRALMGSNMQRQAVPTLRADKPLVGTGIEKTVAIDSGVTVIANRGGEVVSADAARIVVRANQDEIAVGETGVDIYNLIKYQRSNQNTCINQKPIVKAGDTVSRGDVLADGPSTDLGELAIGQNMRIAFMPWNGYNFEDSILVSERVVQEDRYTSIHIEELTCLARDTKLGPEEVTSDIPNVGEAALSRLDESGIVYVGAEVKQGDILVGKVTPKGETQLTPEEKLLRAIFGEKASDVKDTSLRVGKGVEGTVIDVQVFTREGVKKDARAMAIQEDELQHVRKDIDEQYKILEVDTLSRIEQMLVGQKLVDGKTVTAEMLADLPSQKWFGLNLKDEELVNHLEALEKQLVLKKEELNNAFEEKKKKLTQGDDLQPGVSKMVKVYVAVKRRIQPGDKMAGRHGNKGVISRICPVEDMPYDETGRPVDICLNPLGVPSRMNVGQILETHLGLAAAGLGEKINAMLEQQADIKELKGFLHKVYNETQGQSVDFDSLSDAEIIELAGNLRKGVPMASPVFDGASEDQIKALLRLADLPESGQMTLFDGISGQKFDRPVTVGYMYYLKLNHLVDDKMHARSTGPYSLVTQQPLGGKAQFGGQRFGEMEVWALEAYGAAFTLQEMLTVKSDDLNGRTKMYKNIVDGNEYMEPGIPESFSVLRKEIRALGIDIELEQE
- the rpoC gene encoding DNA-directed RNA polymerase subunit beta'; the encoded protein is MKDLLGFLKKQNVSNEFDTIKVTLASPEKIRSWSYGEVKKPETINYRTFKPERDGLFCAKIFGPIRDYECLCGKYKRLKHRGVICEKCGVEVTQSKVRRERMGHIDLATSVAHIWFLKSLPSRIGLMLDMTLKEIEAVLYFEAFMVVDPGLTPLEPWQLLSEEEYLDAMDEYGDEFEAQMGAEAIKKMLQSIDLDAEATRLREEMDATSSETKQKKISKRLKLIDSFIQSGNKPEWMILDVLPVLPPELRPLVPLDGGRFATSDLNDLYRRVINRNNRLKRLLDLMAPDIIVRNEKRMLQESVDSMLDNGRRGRAVTGTNKRQLKSLADMIKGKQGRFRQNLLGKRVDYSGRSVIVVGPSLRLHQCGLPKKMALELFKPFIFSKLQKRGLATTIKAAKKMVEQGLPEVWDVLDEVIREHPVLLNRAPTLHRLGIQAFEPVLIEGKAINLHPLVCSAFNADFDGDQMAVHVPLSLEAQLEARTLMMSTNNLLSPANGDPIIVPSQDVVLGLYYITRESVNAIGEGKAFSNWMEVQRALEADAVHVHTKIKLKVEETVIDDAGVESVKKGLIDTTAGRALLLSILPKGLSFDLLNLNLTKKNISKALNTCYRLLGPKETVIFADQLMYAGFKWSTLAGLSFCSDDMLIPDDKASIIERADDQVAEIQKQFAQGLVTEGERYNKVVDIWSHTNELVTKSMMDELQFETVKDAEGKDVQQTSFNSVYMMADSGARGSVAQMRQLGGMRGLMAKPDGSIIETPITANFREGLNVLQYFISTHGARKGLADTALKTANSGYLTRRLVDVAQDVVVTEADCGTEAGIIMTPHVEGGEVVEELKERILGRVVAEDVVGMDGNVIVENGTLLDERLVKLIDESGVDSVKVRSPITCETKFGICQKCYGRDLARGHMVNLGEAVGVMAAQSIGEPGTQLTMRTFHIGGTASASTAQSQVEVKHEGKVKFDNLKTVQNSEKQVVVTSRSGEISILDSMGREKERYKIPYGSVLNVEDGADASSGKVLATWDAHTHPVITEAEGVIQFGNFEGAVEEHTDELTGLTTHVVKSAKERSSASKEVRPYIQLVDDAGEVVPFPGTQTPAIYYLPENSIVVVNQADKVGAGDILARIPQESSKTKDITGGLPRVADLFEARVPKEPAIMAEVSGVVGFGKETKGKQRLVITQDSGEQHETLIPKWRSVDVFEGERVEKGDVIVDGNPNPHDILRLLGVEQLTKYIVDEVQDVYRLQGVRINDKHIETVVRQMLRKVEIRTSGDTGLIKGEQAEFARVLELNESAMTEGNVEASFQRVLLGITKASLATESFISAASFQETTRVLTEAAVSGKEDKLVGLKENVIVGRLIPAGTGFAYHQARRAANEKTQQELTAFMDAQDDEAVQPEMVDEESSVTEVSE